A single window of Malus sylvestris chromosome 5, drMalSylv7.2, whole genome shotgun sequence DNA harbors:
- the LOC126622299 gene encoding protein DEHYDRATION-INDUCED 19-like has protein sequence MDSEFWTSRLAAAKRQYTTQHHHQSSHFDRLSIDDFEVEDEVRPDFPCPYCYEDFDIASLCSHLEDEHSCESKVTICPICSVKVSRDMLSHITLQHGHLFKLQRRRRLRRVAIPNSQALSLLGRDLREAHLQVLLGSGGYRSENANVSNAAATDPFLSSLILNFPASGADEISKSVVTTTEDTSAKNAVPSHIWKSSFDPSLSYEEREKRIRQATGRAGFVQDLFLSTLLGD, from the exons ATGGACTCCGAGTTCTGGACCTCCCGCCTCGCCGCCGCCAAACGCCAGTACACGACGCAGCACCACCACCAGAGCTCCCACTTCG ATCGGTTAAGCATCGATGATTTCGAGGTAGAAGACGAGGTCCGACCCGACTTCCCGTGCCCGTATTGCTACGAGGACTTCGACATCGCGTCCTTGTGTTCCCACCTCGAAGACGAGCACTCCTGCGAATCTAAAGTCACC ATTTGTCCCATTTGCTCCGTTAAAGTTTCACGGGATATGTTAAGTCATATCACACTGCAGCATGGACACTTGTTCAAG TTGCAGAGACGTCGCAGATTGCGTAGAGTTGCTATTCCTAACAGTCAGGCACTGTCTCTCCTTGGCCGGGATCTTCGTGAGGCTCATCTCCAGGTGCTTCTAGGGAGCGGTGGATATCGATCAGAAAATGCTAATGTGTCTAATGCAGCGGCAACCGATCCATTCTTGTCATCACTTATTTTGAATTTCCCTGCTTCCGGAGCagatgaaatttcaaaatctGTGGTAACCACTACTGAGGACACTTCCGCAAAGAATGCGGTGCCATCACATATTTGGAAATCAAG TTTTGATCCTTCCTTGAGTTATGAAGAGCGGGAGAAAAGGATTCGACAAGCTACTGGAAGAGCTGGTTTCGTGCAAGATCTGTTCCTCTCAACACTGTTAGGTGACTGA